The following proteins are encoded in a genomic region of Zea mays cultivar B73 chromosome 9, Zm-B73-REFERENCE-NAM-5.0, whole genome shotgun sequence:
- the LOC103638575 gene encoding protein DETOXIFICATION 52 — MCTTPVPSPLPVALVGVKGDHRVYVTVPQHPEGDVAVHRSRQFMCRAVPLPTAGETFREAVALCRLAFPIALTALLLYSRMALSMLFLGTIGDLPLAAGSLAIAFANITGYSVLSGLSLGMDPLCSQAFGANQPRLLGLTLYRSVLFLFCCSLPLTALWLNMSRILVFLGQDIEITALAQEYILFSLPDLFSFSLIHPLRVYLRSQGITWPLAAAAGAAVLFHAPTNYVLVGRLRLGAPGVAAAASASNFVLLGVLLACVVGRRDSGLRAAGPPTAECLAGWGPLARLAAPSCVSVCLEWWWYEVMILLCGLLPDPKPAVASMGVLLQTTALVYVFPSSLGFGVSTRVGNELGANRPGHARAAAHVAVAGAACMGLAAMSFAAGVRHTWGRMFTADPDILRLTAAALPVVGLCELGNCPQTVGCGVLRGSARPTRAAHVNLGAFYLVGMPVAVLLAFGLGVGFVGLWIGLLAAQVCCAGLMLFVVGSTDWEAQARRAQELTSCAVGEMEKTGAHASATTEAGGRPEKGEQEEGVERRHDDYEPLMISNSGEPEPETV, encoded by the coding sequence ATGTGCACCACTCCCGTGCCGTCGCCGCTGCCTGTGGCGCTGGTCGGAGTCAAGGGAGACCACCGTGTCTACGTCACGGTACCCCAGCACCCGGAAGGCGACGTGGCCGTCCATCGCAGCCGGCAGTTCATGTGCAGAGCCGTGCCCCTGCCGACGGCGGGGGAGACCTTCCGGGAGGCAGTAGCGCTGTGCCGGCTGGCGTTCCCGATCGCGTTGACGGCTCTGCTGCTCTACTCGCGGATGGCCTTGTCCATGCTCTTCCTGGGCACCATCGGCGACCTCCCGCTAGCTGCCGGGTCACTTGCCATCGCCTTCGCCAACATCACCGGTTACTCGGTGCTGTCAGGGCTCTCGCTCGGCATGGACCCGCTCTGCTCCCAAGCGTTCGGCGCCAACCAGCCACGCCTGCTTGGCCTCACCCTCTACCGCTCAGTCCTCTTCCTGTTCTGCTGCTCGCTGCCGCTCACCGCGCTCTGGCTCAACATGTCTAGGATCCTCGTCTTCCTCGGTCAGGACATCGAGATCACGGCACTCGCCCAGGAGTACATCCTCTTCTCCCTCCCCGACCTTTTCTCCTTCTCACTCATCCACCCGCTCCGTGTGTACCTCCGGTCGCAGGGGATAACGTGGCCTCTCGCCGCAGCCGCGGGCGCTGCCGTGCTGTTCCACGCGCCGACCAACTACGTGTTGGTGGGGCGGCTCCGGCTCGGCGCTCCTGGGGTGGCCGCCGCGGCGTCCGCGTCCAACTTCGTGCTCCTCGGCGTGCTTCTGGCGTGCGTCGTCGGCCGGCGCGACTCGGGGCTTCGAGCGGCGGGGCCGCCCACGGCGGAGTGCCTCGCCGGTTGGGGTCCGCTCGCGCGGCTGGCAGCGCCCAGCTGTGTGTCGGTGTGCCTGGAGTGGTGGTGGTACGAGGTGATGATCCTGCTCTGCGGCCTCCTGCCAGACCCGAAGCCGGCGGTAGCATCCATGGGCGTGCTCTTGCAGACGACGGCGCTGGTGTACGTGTTCCCGTCATCGCTGGGTTTTGGCGTCTCCACGCGGGTGGGCAACGAGCTTGGCGCGAACCGGCCTGGCCACGCGCGTGCCGCAGCGCACGTGGCCGTGGCCGGAGCCGCGTGCATGGGTCTCGCGGCCATGTCGTTCGCAGCTGGGGTGCGCCACACTTGGGGCCGTATGTTCACCGCCGACCCCGACATACTCCGGCTGACCGCGGCCGCGCTTCCAGTTGTGGGGCTCTGCGAGCTCGGAAACTGCCCGCAGACCGTCGGCTGCGGCGTTCTCCGCGGTAGTGCGCGGCCGACGCGCGCAGCGCACGTCAACCTCGGCGCCTTCTACCTGGTGGGCATGCCCGTCGCTGTGCTGCTGGCCTTCGGGCTCGGCGTGGGCTTCGTCGGACTCTGGATTGGTCTCCTCGCAGCGCAGGTGTGCTGCGCGGGGCTCATGCTCTTCGTCGTCGGCTCCACCGACTGGGAGGCGCAGGCGCGGAGGGCGCAGGAGCTGACGTCATGCGCGGTGGGCGAAATGGAGAAGACTGGGGCCCACGCGTCAGCTACCACGGAAGCGGGAGGCAGGCCGGAGAAGGGGGAGCAGGAGGAGGGCGTAGAAAGGAGGCACGACGACTACGAGCCATTGATGATTTCGAACAGTGGGGAGCCCGAGCCAGAAACTGTGTAG